One Bos taurus isolate L1 Dominette 01449 registration number 42190680 breed Hereford chromosome 14, ARS-UCD2.0, whole genome shotgun sequence genomic region harbors:
- the KIFC2 gene encoding kinesin-like protein KIFC2 isoform X12 encodes MRAGSAAGGRGVGAGTRGGVKPGPLPPRAPMYAFYSLLIYIFYSLFRRDGGAAAAADAENPAQSARCKPGSRRRAYQPSAELWTELTGLVGTYCWCIGNAAERYREGPGRRRLVAWRPTQDPARLPILLPGLAGSSEAEDGSGGGAERCPAEVSLEEALVRLAEFLSVQLGAEESFGTPSDLSKPGDVPPLLTVTGQLLALLAWIRSPRGRQALSQGTQPVSGVQHPPPAGSPLQEESPSLSPRGEAQGQQPPQLEEDQRAWQRLEQLILGQLEELKQQLEHQEEELGQLRLGVGATDSEKRVQHLTLENKALKQSLSLTRDLLLHWGPAPHTRAPQEEAEALLELRRRLQEAQDTTEALRVQLGVQEVQLQGLQGALRQLQQETEQNCRRELQQMRGQLAGLHARMASLRQGCGDLRGLVSTFTQSCQGSLSEAQGQDLGGSSGPDLHPRKHPCAVSAEARDTLQPGELRARPGWHCYHLLSRAPASLPPRLGLPSARQPRGGLQGAGVCCAVLPRGLQCLHFHLRTPNGALPFFTRDLLAPGPPQRLAVRQGPAGQGGIQVAGLTHWDVPNLESLHQMLSLGRSNRATAATAMNQRSSRSHALVTLTLRTASPSRGPGTAGTLHLVDLAGSERAWKAGTAGTSQEDRDGAQRLREARTINRSLLALGGVMAALRARRPHVPFRDSQLTRLLQPALGPGATVVLLLQISTRPEDLGETVCSLKFAERVGRVELGPARPRRAPRSGTPSSLSTDTPLSGTPCTPTPSPGSPPSPGLDSGSSSALAPPEDLPS; translated from the exons ATGCGCGCGGGCTCTGCCGCGGGCGGGCGCGGTGTCGGCGCGGGGACGCGGGGCGGCGTGAAGCCGGGCCCTCTGCCGCCCCGCGCTCCCATGTACGCCTTCTACTCGCTGCTCATCTACATCTTCTACAGTCTCTTCCGCAGGGATGGCGGGGCCGCGGCGGCCGCCGACGCTGAAAACCCCGCCCAG AGCGCCCGCTGTAAGCCCGGGAGTCGCCGCCGCGCCTACCAGCCATCCGCTGAGCTGTGGACCGAGCTGACCGGCCTGGTCGGTACGTACTGTTGGTGCATCGGGAACGCTGCTGAGAGATACAGGGAGGGACCTGGCAGGCGCCGGCTGGTGGCCTGGCGTCCGACACAAGACCCAGCGCGCCTCCCCATCCTGCTTCCTGGCCTCGCAGGCTCTTCGGAGGCCGAGGATGGGTCGGGAGGGGGAGCCGAGCGCTGTCCGGCAGAGGTCTCTCTGGAAGAGGCTCTCGTGCGTCTTGCCGAGTTCCTCTCAGTCCAGCTGGGGGCGGAAGAGAGCTTTGGGACTCCTTCAGACCTGAGCAAG CCCGGTGATGTTCCCCCACTGTTGACAGTGACTGGTCAACTCTTGGCTCTCCTGGCATGGATTCGAAGTCCCAGGGGCAGGCAGGCCCTGTCCCAGGGGACGCAGCCTGTCTCAGGGGTGCAGCACCCTCCTCCTGCTG GATCCCCATTGCAAGAAGAAAGCCCTTCCCTTTCACCAAGGGGCGAGGCCCAGGGACAGCAGCCTCCTCAGCTGGAGGAGGACCAGAGGGCTTGGCAGCGGCTGGAACAGCTCATCCTTGGACAG cTGGAAGAGCTGAAGcagcagctggaacatcaggaggaggagctgggtcAGCTGCGCCTGGGAGTG GGAGCAACAGACTCAGAGAAAAGGGTTCAGCATCTGACTCTGGAGAACAAAGCGCTGAAACAGAGCTTGAGCCTTACTCGGGACCTCCTGCTGCACTGGGGCCCTGCCCCCCACACCAGGGCCCCCCAG GAGGAGGCAGAAGCCCTGCTGGAGCTCCGGAGGCGGCTTCAAGAAGCCCAAGACACCACAGAAGCCCTCCGAGTCCAG CTAGGGGTGCAGGAGGTGCAGCTGCAGGGCCTTCAGGGGGCCCTCCGGCAGCTCCAGCAGGAGACTGAGCAGAACTGCAGGAGGGAGCTGCAGCAGATGCGAGGGCAGCTGGCAG GACTTCATGCTCGCATGGCCAGCTTGCGTCAGGGCTGTGGGGACCTCCGGGGACTCGTCAGCACCTTTACCCAGAGCTGCCAGGGTTCTCTGAGTGAAGCCCAGGGACAG GACCTAGGAGGCAGCTCTGGACCTGATCTCCACCCCAGGAAACATCCGTGTGCTGTGTCGGCTGAGGCCAGGGACACCCTCCAGCCTGGTGAGCTTAGAGCCCGGCCCGGGTGGCACTGTTACCACCTGCTATCGAGGGCACCAGCGTCGCTTCCGCCTAGACTGGGTCTTCCCTCCGCACGCCAGCCAAGAGGAG GTCTTCAGGGAGCTGGAGTCTGCTGTGCTGTCCTGCCTCGGGGGCTACAGTGTCTGCATTTTCACCTACG AACCCCCAACGGAGCCCTGCCCTTTTTCACCAGGGACCTCCTTGCCCCAGGGCCTCCCCAGCGCCTGGCAGTGAGGCAGGGCCCAGCAGGCCAGGGGGGAATCCAGGTGGCTGGCCTCACCCACTGGGACGTGCCCAACCTGGAGTCTCTGCACCAG ATGCTGAGCCTGGGGAGGAGCAACCGGGCCACCGCTGCCACCGCCATGAACCAGCGCAGCTCTCGCTCGCACGCCCTGGTCACGCTGACACTGCGCACAGCGTCCCCATCGCGCGGTCCCGGCACCGCAG GCACGCTACACCTCGTCGACCTGGCGGGGTCCGAGCGCGCCTGGAAGGCGGGGACGGCCGGAACGTCGCAGGAAGACCGGGACGGCGCCCAGCGTCTACGGGAGGCTCGGACCATCAACCGCTCGCTGCTGGCACTGGGAGGCGTGATGGCCGCGCTGCGGGCCCGCCGGCCCCACGTGCCCTTCCGCGACTCGCAGCTCACGCGCCTGTTGCAGCCGGCGCTGGGTCCAGGCGCCACGGTGGTGCTGCTCCTGCAG ATCTCCACGCGGCCCGAGGATCTCGGCGAGACAGTGTGCTCGCTCAAGTTCGCCGAGCGTGTGGGCCGAGTGGAGCTGGGGCCGGCCAGGCCCCGCAGGGCCCCCCGCTCCGGGACGCCCTCCTCCCTGAGCACCGACACACCACTCTCCGGGACCCCCTGCACCCCGACGCCGTCGCCCGGCAGCCCTCCAAGCCCCGGCCTAGACAGCGGCTCCAGCTCGGCCCTGGCACCACCGGAGGACCTGCCTTCCTAG
- the KIFC2 gene encoding kinesin-like protein KIFC2 isoform X9, with translation MYAFYSLLIYIFYSLFRRDGGAAAAADAENPAQSARCKPGSRRRAYQPSAELWTELTGLVGTYCWCIGNAAERYREGPGRRRLVAWRPTQDPARLPILLPGLAGSSEAEDGSGGGAERCPAEVSLEEALVRLAEFLSVQLGAEESFGTPSDLSKPGDVPPLLTVTGQLLALLAWIRSPRGRQALSQGTQPVSGVQHPPPAGSPLQEESPSLSPRGEAQGQQPPQLEEDQRAWQRLEQLILGQLEELKQQLEHQEEELGQLRLGVGATDSEKRVQHLTLENKALKQSLSLTRDLLLHWGPAPHTRAPQEEAEALLELRRRLQEAQDTTEALRVQLGVQEVQLQGLQGALRQLQQETEQNCRRELQQMRGQLAGLHARMASLRQGCGDLRGLVSTFTQSCQGSLSEAQGQVSWALGALSADGAGSQLAEARQGPLPGCSGRLLELKGTAGNIRVLCRLRPGTPSSLVSLEPGPGGTVTTCYRGHQRRFRLDWVFPPHASQEEVFRELESAVLSCLGGYSVCIFTYGQTGTGKTYSMEGPPEDPGIAPRALQSLFQEMGTGGQHRVTLSMVEIYNEAVRDLLAPGPPQRLAVRQGPAGQGGIQVAGLTHWDVPNLESLHQMLSLGRSNRATAATAMNQRSSRSHALVTLTLRTASPSRGPGTAGTLHLVDLAGSERAWKAGTAGTSQEDRDGAQRLREARTINRSLLALGGVMAALRARRPHVPFRDSQLTRLLQPALGPGATVVLLLQISTRPEDLGETVCSLKFAERVGRVELGPARPRRAPRSGTPSSLSTDTPLSGTPCTPTPSPGSPPSPGLDSGSSSALAPPEDLPS, from the exons ATGTACGCCTTCTACTCGCTGCTCATCTACATCTTCTACAGTCTCTTCCGCAGGGATGGCGGGGCCGCGGCGGCCGCCGACGCTGAAAACCCCGCCCAG AGCGCCCGCTGTAAGCCCGGGAGTCGCCGCCGCGCCTACCAGCCATCCGCTGAGCTGTGGACCGAGCTGACCGGCCTGGTCGGTACGTACTGTTGGTGCATCGGGAACGCTGCTGAGAGATACAGGGAGGGACCTGGCAGGCGCCGGCTGGTGGCCTGGCGTCCGACACAAGACCCAGCGCGCCTCCCCATCCTGCTTCCTGGCCTCGCAGGCTCTTCGGAGGCCGAGGATGGGTCGGGAGGGGGAGCCGAGCGCTGTCCGGCAGAGGTCTCTCTGGAAGAGGCTCTCGTGCGTCTTGCCGAGTTCCTCTCAGTCCAGCTGGGGGCGGAAGAGAGCTTTGGGACTCCTTCAGACCTGAGCAAG CCCGGTGATGTTCCCCCACTGTTGACAGTGACTGGTCAACTCTTGGCTCTCCTGGCATGGATTCGAAGTCCCAGGGGCAGGCAGGCCCTGTCCCAGGGGACGCAGCCTGTCTCAGGGGTGCAGCACCCTCCTCCTGCTG GATCCCCATTGCAAGAAGAAAGCCCTTCCCTTTCACCAAGGGGCGAGGCCCAGGGACAGCAGCCTCCTCAGCTGGAGGAGGACCAGAGGGCTTGGCAGCGGCTGGAACAGCTCATCCTTGGACAG cTGGAAGAGCTGAAGcagcagctggaacatcaggaggaggagctgggtcAGCTGCGCCTGGGAGTG GGAGCAACAGACTCAGAGAAAAGGGTTCAGCATCTGACTCTGGAGAACAAAGCGCTGAAACAGAGCTTGAGCCTTACTCGGGACCTCCTGCTGCACTGGGGCCCTGCCCCCCACACCAGGGCCCCCCAG GAGGAGGCAGAAGCCCTGCTGGAGCTCCGGAGGCGGCTTCAAGAAGCCCAAGACACCACAGAAGCCCTCCGAGTCCAG CTAGGGGTGCAGGAGGTGCAGCTGCAGGGCCTTCAGGGGGCCCTCCGGCAGCTCCAGCAGGAGACTGAGCAGAACTGCAGGAGGGAGCTGCAGCAGATGCGAGGGCAGCTGGCAG GACTTCATGCTCGCATGGCCAGCTTGCGTCAGGGCTGTGGGGACCTCCGGGGACTCGTCAGCACCTTTACCCAGAGCTGCCAGGGTTCTCTGAGTGAAGCCCAGGGACAG GTTTCCTGGGCTCTAGGGGCACTGTCAGCTGATGGGGCTGGGAGTCAACTCGCAGAGGCGCGGCAGGGGCCTCTGCCTGGATGCTCAGGGCGGCTGCTGGAGCTCAAGGGTACAGCAG GAAACATCCGTGTGCTGTGTCGGCTGAGGCCAGGGACACCCTCCAGCCTGGTGAGCTTAGAGCCCGGCCCGGGTGGCACTGTTACCACCTGCTATCGAGGGCACCAGCGTCGCTTCCGCCTAGACTGGGTCTTCCCTCCGCACGCCAGCCAAGAGGAG GTCTTCAGGGAGCTGGAGTCTGCTGTGCTGTCCTGCCTCGGGGGCTACAGTGTCTGCATTTTCACCTACGGTCAGACAGGGACGGGGAAGACCTACAGCATGGAG GGGCCGCCTGAGGACCCCGGCATCGCTCCTAGGGCACTGCAGTCACTGTTCCAGGAGATGGGCACAGGCGGGCAGCACCGTGTAACCCTCAGCATGGTGGAGATCTACAACGAGGCTGTCAG GGACCTCCTTGCCCCAGGGCCTCCCCAGCGCCTGGCAGTGAGGCAGGGCCCAGCAGGCCAGGGGGGAATCCAGGTGGCTGGCCTCACCCACTGGGACGTGCCCAACCTGGAGTCTCTGCACCAG ATGCTGAGCCTGGGGAGGAGCAACCGGGCCACCGCTGCCACCGCCATGAACCAGCGCAGCTCTCGCTCGCACGCCCTGGTCACGCTGACACTGCGCACAGCGTCCCCATCGCGCGGTCCCGGCACCGCAG GCACGCTACACCTCGTCGACCTGGCGGGGTCCGAGCGCGCCTGGAAGGCGGGGACGGCCGGAACGTCGCAGGAAGACCGGGACGGCGCCCAGCGTCTACGGGAGGCTCGGACCATCAACCGCTCGCTGCTGGCACTGGGAGGCGTGATGGCCGCGCTGCGGGCCCGCCGGCCCCACGTGCCCTTCCGCGACTCGCAGCTCACGCGCCTGTTGCAGCCGGCGCTGGGTCCAGGCGCCACGGTGGTGCTGCTCCTGCAG ATCTCCACGCGGCCCGAGGATCTCGGCGAGACAGTGTGCTCGCTCAAGTTCGCCGAGCGTGTGGGCCGAGTGGAGCTGGGGCCGGCCAGGCCCCGCAGGGCCCCCCGCTCCGGGACGCCCTCCTCCCTGAGCACCGACACACCACTCTCCGGGACCCCCTGCACCCCGACGCCGTCGCCCGGCAGCCCTCCAAGCCCCGGCCTAGACAGCGGCTCCAGCTCGGCCCTGGCACCACCGGAGGACCTGCCTTCCTAG